From Lysinibacillus sp. SGAir0095, the proteins below share one genomic window:
- the icmF gene encoding fused isobutyryl-CoA mutase/GTPase IcmF, whose translation MVNVKQTDDTEKKGVYRPKHHVRFVTASSLFDGHDVSVNIMRRILQASGVEVIHLGHNRSVEEVVNAAIQEDAQAVAISSYQGGHMEYFKYMYDLFAEKGAPHIKIYGGGGGVILPREIEELHEYGIAGIFSPEDGMKLGLQGMINKQIEESDFSTLKGNSIELIEKVSTDRPEILANLITAAEIGGDGQTVHLIEEARKKSKNTPVLGITGTGGAGKSSLTDELIRRFLREFPEKKIAIISVDPTKQKTGGALLGDRIRMNAIFDQRVYMRSLATRGSRTELSASIGDVLDIVKAADFDLIIVETSGIGQGDAEITKYTDLSLYVMTSEFGAPTQLEKIDMIDYADLIVINKFERKGSEDALRQVQKQYQRSHELWSEDLDKMPVYGTIASQFNDKGTNSLFAALVSKINEKFDFDWKTSYELFVKTQKQDVIIPTNRRYYLREIADTVRNYHKNASQQVELARKLYQLEGTINQILEKSPEDALVKSLESLAEGVKGELSAESKRILQNWEKIKEAYAGDEFVTKIRDKEIRTILKTTSLSGTKIPKVALPKYKDYGEILRWVYAENVPGEFPYTAGVFPFKREGEDPKRQFAGEGTPERTNKRFHYLSKDDDAKRLSTAFDSVTLYGEDPDYRPDIYGKVGESGVSVCTLDDMKKLYAGFDLCAPSTSVSMTINGPAPIILAMFMNTAIDQQVRNKEEELGRQLTVEEFAEVRAKTLQVVRGTVQADILKEDQGQNTCIFSTEFALRMMGDIQAYFIDQKVRNYYSVSISGYHIAEAGANPISQLAFTLANGFTYVEYYLSRGMNIDDFAPNLSFFFSNGLDPEYTVIGRVARRIWAVVMRDKYNANDRSQKLKYHVQTSGRSLHAQEIDFNDIRTTLQALMALQDNCNSLHTNAYDEAITTPTEESVRRAMAIQMIITKEHGLSKNENPLQGAFIVEELTDLVENAVLEEFERMNDRGGVLGAMETQYQRGKIQEESMYYEHLKHSGELPIIGVNTYLNPNPPSAESINSMEIARASKEEKELQIHNLQAFQTRHQSKCEASLNKLKEVALSGGNIFEQLMETVQVASLGQITKALYEVGGQYRRNM comes from the coding sequence ATGGTAAATGTAAAACAAACTGACGACACAGAGAAAAAGGGAGTCTATCGTCCAAAGCATCATGTGCGTTTTGTAACGGCATCGAGTTTATTTGATGGGCATGATGTTTCGGTCAATATTATGCGTCGCATTCTACAGGCAAGTGGAGTAGAGGTGATTCATCTTGGCCATAACCGCTCTGTAGAAGAAGTGGTCAATGCAGCTATTCAAGAGGATGCACAGGCAGTAGCCATTTCTTCTTATCAAGGTGGTCATATGGAATATTTCAAATATATGTATGACCTATTTGCTGAGAAAGGTGCACCCCATATCAAAATCTATGGTGGCGGTGGAGGAGTAATTCTTCCGAGAGAAATAGAGGAGCTTCACGAATATGGTATTGCCGGCATTTTCTCTCCAGAGGATGGTATGAAGCTAGGGTTGCAAGGAATGATTAATAAACAAATAGAGGAATCAGATTTTTCTACTCTAAAAGGCAACTCTATTGAGCTGATCGAAAAGGTATCTACTGATCGACCGGAGATACTTGCGAACTTAATTACAGCTGCAGAAATCGGTGGGGACGGGCAAACAGTTCACCTAATTGAAGAAGCAAGGAAAAAATCAAAAAATACACCGGTATTAGGGATTACAGGTACAGGTGGAGCTGGTAAGTCTTCATTAACCGATGAATTAATTCGTCGTTTTTTACGTGAGTTTCCTGAGAAGAAGATTGCCATTATTTCTGTTGATCCTACAAAGCAAAAAACAGGCGGGGCCTTGTTAGGAGACAGAATTCGTATGAACGCGATTTTTGATCAGCGTGTTTACATGCGAAGCCTTGCTACCCGTGGCTCAAGAACTGAACTATCCGCATCGATTGGTGATGTGCTTGATATTGTGAAGGCAGCTGATTTTGATCTTATCATTGTAGAAACAAGCGGTATCGGGCAAGGGGACGCAGAAATTACGAAATATACGGACCTGTCGTTGTATGTGATGACGAGCGAGTTCGGTGCACCAACCCAGCTGGAAAAAATCGATATGATTGATTATGCAGATTTAATTGTCATTAATAAATTTGAACGCAAGGGCTCCGAGGATGCGCTTCGACAAGTTCAAAAGCAATATCAACGTTCCCATGAATTATGGTCTGAGGATTTAGACAAAATGCCTGTTTACGGAACAATAGCAAGTCAATTCAATGATAAAGGGACGAACTCCTTATTTGCGGCACTTGTATCGAAAATTAATGAAAAGTTTGACTTTGATTGGAAGACTTCTTACGAGCTATTTGTGAAAACTCAAAAACAAGATGTCATCATTCCAACTAATCGTCGTTATTACTTAAGAGAAATCGCTGATACAGTTCGAAATTATCATAAAAATGCTTCGCAACAGGTTGAGCTGGCTAGAAAGCTGTATCAACTCGAAGGGACAATAAATCAAATCCTTGAAAAATCACCTGAAGACGCATTAGTAAAATCGCTGGAGTCCTTAGCAGAAGGTGTAAAGGGTGAATTATCTGCTGAATCAAAACGAATTCTTCAGAACTGGGAGAAAATCAAAGAAGCTTATGCTGGTGATGAATTCGTTACAAAAATAAGAGATAAAGAAATCCGAACAATACTAAAAACGACTTCATTATCAGGGACAAAAATTCCAAAAGTCGCACTGCCAAAATATAAAGATTACGGTGAAATCTTACGTTGGGTTTATGCAGAAAATGTTCCTGGCGAGTTTCCTTATACAGCTGGCGTTTTCCCATTTAAACGAGAGGGCGAGGATCCAAAACGCCAATTTGCCGGCGAAGGAACGCCTGAACGAACAAATAAGCGATTCCATTATTTATCGAAAGATGATGATGCAAAACGTTTATCCACAGCATTCGATTCTGTAACCTTGTACGGCGAAGATCCGGATTACCGTCCAGATATATACGGGAAGGTTGGTGAATCGGGCGTAAGTGTCTGTACCTTGGATGATATGAAAAAATTATATGCGGGCTTTGATTTATGTGCACCCTCCACATCTGTATCGATGACGATCAATGGCCCTGCACCTATTATACTTGCGATGTTTATGAATACAGCTATTGATCAACAGGTTCGAAATAAAGAAGAAGAGTTAGGTCGACAGCTTACTGTAGAAGAGTTTGCGGAAGTGCGAGCAAAAACATTGCAGGTTGTGCGCGGTACTGTTCAAGCAGACATCTTAAAGGAAGATCAAGGCCAAAACACATGCATTTTTTCAACTGAATTTGCTCTTCGTATGATGGGCGACATTCAGGCATACTTCATCGACCAAAAAGTACGAAACTATTACTCTGTTTCAATTTCTGGCTATCATATCGCAGAAGCAGGGGCAAATCCAATTTCACAGCTAGCATTTACATTAGCAAATGGCTTTACCTATGTTGAATACTATTTAAGTAGAGGTATGAACATTGATGACTTTGCACCGAACCTTTCATTCTTCTTCTCTAATGGCCTAGATCCTGAGTACACAGTAATCGGCCGAGTAGCACGCAGAATTTGGGCGGTTGTAATGCGAGATAAATATAATGCAAATGATCGTTCACAAAAGTTAAAGTACCATGTGCAAACATCGGGGCGTTCGCTACACGCGCAGGAAATAGATTTCAATGATATTCGTACGACTTTACAAGCGTTAATGGCTTTGCAGGATAATTGCAATTCGCTTCATACAAATGCCTATGATGAAGCAATCACAACTCCTACAGAAGAATCGGTAAGACGTGCAATGGCAATTCAAATGATTATTACAAAAGAGCATGGCCTATCAAAAAATGAAAATCCATTACAAGGTGCATTTATAGTGGAAGAATTAACAGATTTAGTGGAAAACGCTGTACTTGAAGAGTTTGAGCGAATGAATGATCGAGGTGGAGTGCTAGGTGCAATGGAAACCCAATATCAACGAGGGAAAATCCAAGAAGAATCCATGTATTATGAGCACCTTAAACATTCAGGAGAGCTACCGATTATCGGTGTCAACACGTATTTAAATCCGAATCCACCTTCTGCTGAAAGCATTAACAGCATGGAAATAGCTCGTGCTTCAAAAGAAGAAAAAGAATTACAAATTCATAATTTACAAGCTTTCCAAACTCGTCACCAATCAAAATGTGAAGCTTCCCTAAATAAGCTAAAAGAAGTGGCGCTTTCTGGCGGTAACATATTTGAGCAGTTAATGGAAACAGTCCAAGTAGCAAGTCTTGGCCAAATTACAAAGGCCTTATATGAAGTTGGCGGGCAATACAGAAGAAATATGTAA
- the rpoE gene encoding DNA-directed RNA polymerase subunit delta — translation MDIREMTKEQLAEESLIDLAYAMLEERKSPIAFPELLKEIQNLNGLSDAEIQDRLVQFYTDMNIDGRFLLNHENGWGLREWYKVETIEEETAPTVKARKRKSKASADDEEDLIVDEDDLVFEEDFDEFVDEEIDEDEDDDEDIDFVEEEIDSIDEVDADIDDDLIEEEDGFIIDDDEEAEDEDEEELDEDVEK, via the coding sequence TTGGATATTCGTGAAATGACAAAAGAACAATTAGCAGAAGAATCGTTAATTGACTTAGCCTATGCAATGTTAGAAGAGAGAAAATCACCAATTGCATTCCCGGAACTTTTAAAAGAAATTCAAAATTTAAATGGTTTATCTGATGCAGAAATCCAAGATAGACTAGTACAATTTTATACAGATATGAATATCGATGGACGATTCCTGTTAAACCATGAAAATGGATGGGGACTTCGTGAATGGTATAAAGTTGAAACAATTGAAGAAGAAACAGCACCAACTGTTAAAGCGCGCAAACGTAAATCAAAAGCATCTGCTGACGATGAAGAAGATTTAATCGTTGATGAAGATGATTTAGTATTTGAAGAAGACTTCGACGAATTTGTTGATGAAGAAATTGATGAGGACGAGGACGATGACGAAGATATTGACTTCGTTGAAGAAGAAATTGACAGCATCGATGAAGTAGACGCAGACATTGACGATGACCTGATCGAAGAAGAAGACGGTTTCATCATTGATGACGACGAAGAAGCAGAAGATGAAGACGAAGAAGAATTGGATGAAGATGTAGAAAAATAA
- a CDS encoding IS256 family transposase has protein sequence MTQLQFNLDMDFLKDSVLNSDLNTVVKSALVLVLNEFMEKERDEYLNAAAYERSNDRIDYRNGYYEREIVMSVGKLTLKVPRTRNGEFSTSVFEKYARHDQALILSMIEMVVNGVSTRKVTQIVEQLCGETVSKSLVSSLTQKLDPIINTWANRPLNTTYYPYIFLDAMYIKVREHHQVVSKAVYIATAITEENKREILGLSVDHVESYDSWSRFLQHLKSRGTQSPKLVISDAHQGLRKAIQREFIGTTWQRCNVHFKRNIIEKLPKKDSGDFRLMIRRIFDAVTLDDMRKFKDELMNQYAEDRRYEKALTVLDEGFEDTIQYMNFPKGIRVNIRSTNSLERLNQEVRRRENVIRIFPNTQSAFRLVGAVLMHYQENDYSKRTGLSR, from the coding sequence ATGACTCAATTACAGTTTAACTTAGATATGGACTTTTTAAAAGATTCTGTACTAAATTCTGACTTAAATACAGTGGTTAAATCTGCTTTAGTATTAGTTTTAAATGAGTTTATGGAAAAAGAAAGAGACGAATATTTAAATGCAGCGGCTTATGAGCGTTCGAATGATCGAATCGATTACCGAAATGGCTACTACGAGCGTGAAATCGTTATGAGTGTTGGAAAACTAACTTTAAAAGTTCCTAGAACTCGCAACGGTGAATTTTCTACTAGTGTGTTTGAAAAATATGCTAGACATGATCAAGCGTTGATTCTATCGATGATAGAAATGGTTGTAAATGGTGTCTCCACAAGAAAGGTAACTCAAATTGTGGAACAGCTTTGTGGTGAAACTGTATCAAAATCACTCGTGTCTTCACTGACTCAAAAACTAGATCCCATTATTAACACTTGGGCAAACAGACCTTTAAACACGACTTACTATCCTTATATTTTTCTGGACGCAATGTATATTAAAGTGCGTGAACATCACCAAGTTGTATCGAAGGCTGTCTATATTGCAACGGCTATTACAGAAGAGAATAAACGTGAAATTTTGGGTTTAAGTGTAGACCATGTGGAGAGCTATGATAGCTGGAGTCGTTTTCTTCAACACTTAAAATCCCGAGGAACTCAATCACCCAAGTTAGTTATATCTGATGCTCACCAAGGTTTACGAAAAGCCATCCAACGCGAATTCATCGGAACTACATGGCAAAGATGCAACGTACATTTTAAACGTAATATTATTGAAAAGCTGCCGAAAAAGGATTCAGGAGATTTCCGTCTCATGATTAGACGTATCTTTGATGCAGTTACCCTTGATGATATGCGCAAATTTAAAGATGAATTAATGAATCAGTATGCAGAAGATCGCAGATATGAAAAAGCACTTACAGTACTAGATGAAGGTTTCGAAGATACCATTCAATATATGAATTTTCCGAAAGGTATACGTGTCAATATTCGAAGTACGAATTCTCTGGAACGACTAAATCAAGAAGTACGTAGAAGAGAGAACGTAATCCGTATCTTCCCTAATACCCAATCTGCCTTTAGATTAGTTGGTGCTGTGTTAATGCACTATCAAGAAAACGATTATTCAAAAAGAACAGGACTTTCTAGATAG
- a CDS encoding CTP synthase, translating into MTKYIFVTGGVVSSLGKGIVASSLGRLLKNRGLQVTIQKFDPYLNIDPGTMSPYQHGEVFVTDDGAEADLDLGHYERFIDINLGKHSTVTSGRVYQSVLAKERRGDYNGKTVQVIPHVTNEIKDRIQRAGRETSADIVITEVGGTVGDIESLPFLEAIRQMKTDLGHHNVMYVHCTLIPYIAAAGELKTKPTQHSVKELRSLGIQPNIIVVRTEQAVSEEMKEKLALFCDVKPRDIIESRDAETLYDIPLNLHAQDFDDIVLEHFGIEAPEADMADWKELVTKVKNLSHKTRIALVGKYVELQDAYISVVEALKHAGYVYDSDIEVDWINAENVNAENVDELLKDADGILVPGGFGDRGIEGKISAIKYARENDIPFLGICLGMQLATIEFARNVLGLEGAHSTELNKETPYPIIDFLPDQSDEVDLGGTLRLGLYPCKLVEGSRAAQAYNDELVYERHRHRYEFNNEFREAMEAEGLVFSGTSPDNKLVEIIELPEKKFFVACQFHPELISRPQRPQSLFREFVGSAFNNR; encoded by the coding sequence ATGACGAAGTATATTTTTGTAACAGGTGGGGTAGTTTCTTCACTTGGTAAAGGAATTGTTGCATCATCATTAGGAAGACTATTAAAAAATCGTGGGCTACAAGTAACAATTCAAAAATTTGATCCGTATTTAAATATTGATCCAGGTACAATGAGTCCGTATCAGCACGGTGAAGTGTTTGTAACAGATGATGGTGCCGAGGCTGACTTAGACTTAGGGCACTATGAACGTTTCATCGATATTAATCTGGGTAAACATTCGACTGTAACTTCTGGTCGTGTCTATCAATCGGTTTTGGCGAAAGAGCGTCGTGGTGATTACAATGGTAAAACTGTGCAAGTAATTCCTCATGTTACAAATGAAATAAAAGATCGTATTCAACGTGCTGGTCGTGAAACGAGTGCGGATATCGTTATTACTGAAGTTGGAGGAACAGTTGGGGATATCGAATCTCTTCCATTCCTAGAAGCGATTCGCCAAATGAAAACCGACCTTGGTCATCACAATGTAATGTATGTGCATTGTACGTTAATTCCTTACATTGCCGCAGCTGGTGAGTTAAAAACAAAACCAACTCAGCACTCTGTAAAAGAATTACGTTCACTAGGTATTCAACCAAATATCATTGTAGTTCGTACTGAACAGGCAGTATCTGAAGAAATGAAAGAAAAATTAGCTCTATTCTGTGATGTTAAACCACGTGACATTATTGAATCTCGTGATGCAGAAACGTTATACGATATCCCATTAAACCTGCATGCTCAGGATTTCGATGATATTGTTCTAGAACATTTTGGAATCGAAGCACCGGAAGCAGATATGGCAGACTGGAAAGAGCTTGTAACGAAAGTAAAAAATCTTTCACACAAAACGCGTATTGCATTAGTTGGTAAATATGTTGAGCTGCAAGATGCATATATTTCTGTTGTAGAAGCATTAAAACATGCTGGATATGTCTATGATTCTGATATCGAAGTGGATTGGATCAATGCAGAAAATGTAAATGCAGAAAATGTTGATGAATTATTAAAGGATGCAGATGGGATTTTAGTACCAGGTGGTTTCGGTGATCGAGGTATTGAAGGAAAGATCTCTGCTATCAAATATGCACGTGAAAACGATATTCCTTTCCTAGGAATTTGCTTAGGCATGCAATTAGCGACAATTGAATTTGCTCGTAACGTTCTTGGTTTAGAAGGAGCGCATTCTACAGAGTTAAATAAAGAAACGCCATATCCAATTATCGACTTCTTACCAGATCAAAGTGATGAAGTAGATTTGGGTGGAACATTACGTTTAGGTTTATATCCATGTAAATTAGTTGAAGGTTCCCGTGCAGCACAAGCTTATAATGACGAATTGGTTTATGAGCGTCATCGCCATCGTTATGAATTCAACAATGAATTCCGTGAAGCAATGGAAGCAGAAGGACTTGTTTTCTCAGGTACAAGCCCTGACAACAAATTAGTGGAAATTATTGAGTTACCAGAGAAAAAGTTCTTCGTGGCATGTCAATTCCATCCAGAACTAATTTCTCGTCCACAACGTCCACAATCATTATTCCGTGAATTTGTAGGGTCAGCTTTCAATAATCGTTAA
- a CDS encoding DUF2529 family protein: protein MSKILSTQMSGLFQRIIQSEEEAIEETSRLLAQASIGQGNIYFACFDELQAIELNALYGAEPFTNLKTWSKDIPLTESDRVCLFTANSDNQKALSLAKNLYDSFIPFSVVSSEPKSDTNVLSELAYTYVSMKVRGGILPHPTNLGERVVIPHLMAGLFIYEAIKLNYDEMISDDDEL from the coding sequence ATGTCTAAAATACTTTCTACTCAAATGAGTGGATTATTTCAAAGAATTATACAAAGTGAAGAAGAAGCAATTGAAGAAACTTCACGTCTATTGGCCCAAGCAAGTATAGGCCAAGGAAATATCTATTTTGCTTGTTTCGATGAATTACAAGCAATCGAACTAAATGCATTATATGGGGCAGAACCCTTTACCAATTTGAAAACCTGGTCAAAGGATATTCCCCTAACTGAATCCGATCGAGTTTGTTTATTCACTGCAAATAGCGATAACCAGAAAGCTTTAAGCCTAGCAAAAAATCTATACGATAGCTTTATTCCTTTTTCTGTTGTTTCAAGTGAGCCGAAAAGTGACACTAATGTATTGAGTGAACTAGCCTATACATACGTTTCCATGAAAGTGCGGGGTGGAATCTTGCCTCATCCGACTAATTTAGGCGAACGTGTTGTAATTCCACATCTCATGGCTGGACTATTTATATATGAAGCAATCAAATTAAACTATGATGAAATGATTTCTGATGACGACGAATTATAA
- a CDS encoding response regulator, whose translation MKKILIVDDQKGIRLLLNEVFSREGYKVYQASNGVEALKIIENEEINCVMLDMKIPGMNGIEILSRIREKNLEMPVCMMTAFEGEDILTEANQLGITKYFRKPFNILDVRDEVNALLND comes from the coding sequence GTGAAAAAAATATTAATCGTAGATGATCAAAAGGGAATTCGTCTTTTATTAAATGAAGTATTCTCAAGAGAAGGATATAAGGTTTATCAAGCTTCAAACGGCGTGGAAGCGCTTAAAATAATCGAAAATGAAGAAATTAATTGTGTCATGCTAGATATGAAGATTCCTGGAATGAACGGTATTGAAATTCTAAGTAGAATACGTGAAAAAAACCTTGAAATGCCAGTGTGTATGATGACTGCTTTTGAAGGGGAAGATATACTAACGGAAGCTAACCAGTTAGGTATAACGAAGTATTTTAGAAAACCTTTTAATATATTGGATGTAAGAGATGAAGTGAATGCACTATTAAACGATTAA
- a CDS encoding class II fructose-bisphosphate aldolase yields MPLVSMKEMLIKAKNEGYAVGQFNINNLEFTQAILLAAEEEKSPVILGVSEGAGKYMGGFIAVVQMVKGLMESYKITVPVAIHLDHGSSFDKCKEAVDAGFTSVMIDASHHPFEENVKITNEVVEYAHAKGVSVEAELGTVGGEEDGVIGGIMYADPAECKALVDATNIDCLAPALGSVHGPYKGEPKLGFDEMKQIGEETGMPLVLHGGTGIPDEQIKRAVSLGTAKINVNTENQIAATNVIREVLESNKNVYDPRKYLAPARDAIKETVIGKMRVFGSSQKA; encoded by the coding sequence ATGCCATTAGTATCGATGAAAGAAATGTTGATTAAAGCGAAAAATGAGGGTTATGCTGTAGGGCAATTTAATATTAATAACCTTGAATTTACTCAAGCTATTTTACTTGCTGCTGAAGAAGAGAAGTCTCCAGTAATTCTGGGTGTTTCTGAAGGTGCAGGGAAATATATGGGTGGTTTTATTGCCGTTGTGCAAATGGTAAAGGGGTTAATGGAAAGCTATAAAATTACTGTACCTGTTGCGATTCATTTAGACCATGGTTCAAGCTTTGATAAATGTAAAGAAGCCGTAGACGCTGGTTTCACTTCTGTTATGATTGATGCTTCTCATCACCCATTTGAAGAAAATGTGAAAATCACAAATGAGGTTGTTGAATATGCTCATGCCAAAGGTGTTTCCGTTGAGGCAGAATTAGGAACAGTTGGTGGAGAAGAAGATGGTGTCATTGGTGGCATTATGTATGCTGATCCAGCTGAATGTAAAGCGCTTGTTGATGCTACTAATATTGATTGCCTAGCACCTGCATTAGGCTCTGTACATGGTCCTTATAAAGGTGAACCAAAATTAGGGTTCGACGAAATGAAGCAAATTGGCGAAGAAACAGGTATGCCATTGGTACTTCACGGTGGTACTGGTATTCCTGACGAGCAAATCAAGCGTGCCGTTTCTTTAGGTACTGCTAAAATTAACGTAAATACTGAAAATCAAATTGCGGCAACAAACGTGATTCGTGAAGTTTTAGAGTCAAATAAAAATGTTTACGATCCACGCAAATATTTAGCACCTGCTCGCGATGCTATTAAAGAAACGGTTATCGGAAAAATGCGCGTATTCGGTAGTTCACAAAAAGCTTAA
- the fsa gene encoding fructose-6-phosphate aldolase: MKFFIDTANFEEIKEAHSWGILSGVTTNPSLVAKEANVSFHDRLREISELVNGSVSGEVISLEAEGMIKEGLELAAIAPNITVKLPMTPEGLKACKFFSEKGIKTNVTLIFSANQALMAARAGATYVSPFVGRLDDIGQSGVELIATISDLFAIHGIETEIIAASIRHPQHITDVALAGADIATTPFKVLKQLFHHPLTDKGIEGFLADWENRKSK, translated from the coding sequence ATGAAATTTTTTATTGATACAGCGAATTTTGAGGAAATTAAAGAAGCGCACTCTTGGGGAATTTTATCGGGTGTTACAACGAACCCATCATTAGTAGCGAAAGAGGCGAACGTTTCATTTCATGATCGCTTACGTGAAATCTCAGAATTAGTAAATGGTTCTGTAAGTGGTGAAGTTATTTCACTGGAAGCAGAAGGGATGATTAAAGAAGGCCTAGAATTAGCTGCAATTGCACCAAATATTACAGTTAAGCTACCAATGACTCCTGAAGGGCTAAAAGCATGTAAATTCTTCTCTGAAAAAGGCATTAAAACGAATGTAACGCTTATTTTTAGTGCAAATCAAGCTTTAATGGCAGCTCGTGCTGGTGCCACATATGTATCACCATTTGTAGGACGTTTAGATGATATTGGACAAAGCGGAGTTGAATTAATTGCTACAATTTCTGATTTGTTTGCCATCCACGGAATTGAAACAGAAATTATCGCTGCTTCTATCCGTCATCCACAACACATTACAGATGTAGCTTTAGCAGGAGCTGATATTGCGACAACTCCATTCAAAGTATTAAAGCAACTATTCCATCACCCATTAACGGATAAAGGAATTGAAGGATTTTTAGCTGACTGGGAAAATCGCAAAAGTAAGTAA
- a CDS encoding UDP-N-acetylglucosamine 1-carboxyvinyltransferase, producing the protein MDVYKINGGNRLRGTVKVSGAKNSAVALIPASILANSSVTIGGIPEISDAWTLKALLEELGGEVTFKDGQMIIDPTQMQAIPLPNGNVKKLRASYYLMGAMLGRFKKAVIGLPGGCFLGPRPIDQHIKGFEALGAKVTNEHGAIYLRAEELVGAKIYLDVASVGATINIMLAAVRAKGRTIIENAAKEPEIIDVATLLTNMGANIKGAGTSVIRIDGVEELHGTNHTIIPDRIEAATFMIMAAAIGDGVTVDNVIPFHLEAVTAKLREMGVKIEEGEESMYIHRSDILQAVDVKTLVYPGFPTDVQQPLSVLMTQAIGASKVTDTIYSARFKHIDELRRMNANARVEGNSAIIQGPSKLHGSTVTATDLRAGAALVLAGLIAEGETEIQDIHHIERGYSSLIQKLCAIGADIRRESITTSVIKRAK; encoded by the coding sequence ATGGATGTTTATAAAATTAATGGCGGAAATCGTCTAAGAGGAACAGTAAAAGTCAGTGGAGCAAAAAACAGTGCGGTTGCATTAATCCCTGCATCTATCTTAGCAAATTCTTCAGTCACTATTGGAGGTATACCTGAAATTTCTGATGCTTGGACGCTAAAAGCATTATTGGAAGAGCTTGGTGGCGAAGTTACTTTTAAAGATGGACAGATGATTATCGACCCAACTCAAATGCAAGCTATTCCACTACCGAATGGTAATGTAAAAAAACTTCGCGCATCCTATTATTTAATGGGGGCTATGCTTGGCCGTTTCAAAAAAGCCGTTATCGGATTACCGGGTGGATGCTTCTTAGGACCACGTCCGATTGATCAGCATATAAAAGGATTTGAAGCTCTCGGTGCAAAAGTAACTAACGAACACGGTGCCATCTATCTTCGTGCTGAGGAATTAGTTGGGGCTAAAATTTATTTGGACGTAGCAAGTGTTGGTGCGACAATTAACATTATGCTAGCAGCTGTTCGTGCAAAAGGTCGTACAATTATCGAGAATGCGGCAAAAGAACCTGAAATTATTGACGTTGCGACACTGTTAACAAATATGGGAGCCAATATCAAAGGTGCAGGTACGAGTGTGATTCGTATTGATGGAGTAGAAGAACTACATGGTACTAATCATACGATTATTCCAGATCGCATTGAAGCAGCAACATTTATGATAATGGCTGCAGCGATTGGTGATGGTGTTACGGTAGATAATGTAATTCCTTTCCACCTTGAGGCAGTTACAGCCAAATTACGTGAGATGGGTGTGAAAATTGAAGAAGGTGAAGAGAGTATGTATATTCATCGCTCAGACATTCTTCAAGCAGTTGATGTGAAAACCCTCGTTTATCCAGGTTTTCCAACAGACGTACAGCAACCACTTTCCGTATTAATGACGCAGGCAATAGGAGCATCGAAGGTGACGGATACAATCTACTCAGCTCGTTTCAAACATATCGATGAACTTCGTCGAATGAATGCAAACGCGAGAGTGGAAGGTAATTCTGCTATTATTCAAGGCCCATCAAAGCTTCATGGCTCCACAGTGACAGCCACAGATTTACGCGCTGGTGCCGCGCTTGTTTTAGCAGGGTTAATTGCCGAAGGAGAAACTGAAATACAGGATATCCACCATATCGAGCGAGGATATAGTTCATTAATACAAAAACTTTGTGCAATTGGTGCTGATATTCGTCGTGAGTCCATTACAACAAGTGTTATTAAAAGAGCGAAATAA